A genomic segment from Aspergillus puulaauensis MK2 DNA, chromosome 1, nearly complete sequence encodes:
- a CDS encoding putative short-chain dehydrogenase/reductase family protein (COG:Q;~EggNog:ENOG410PHDQ;~InterPro:IPR002347,IPR036291,IPR020904;~PFAM:PF00106,PF13561,PF08659;~go_function: GO:0016491 - oxidoreductase activity [Evidence IEA];~go_process: GO:0055114 - oxidation-reduction process [Evidence IEA]) — MATPRGRLQGKNAIITGAAGGIGLETSILFAREGANVLMADISTPALVKAIAKVRELVPTAAQVETIKCDVSKESDVQAMIESQDSWGGTDVIFNNAGIMHADDADAIDTPEKIWDMTQNINVKGVWFGCKHTVLSLRRHKKTKGSIINTASVVALVGSATPQLAYTASKGAVLALTRELSIVHAREGIRFNALCPAPLNTPLLQDWLGDDQPKRHRREVHFPMGRFGEAIEQAHAVVFLASDESSFVNGSDFVVDGGMSRAYVTPEGPAAPAPKNQAQ; from the exons ATGGCTACCCCCAGAGGCCGTCTCCAAGGCAAGAATGCCATCATCACCGGTGCCGCAGG CGGAATCGGTCTTGAAACTAGCATCCTTTTTGCCCGTGAGGGCGCCAACGTCCTTATGGCTGATATCTCCACCCCTGCCCTCGTGAAAGCCATCGCCAAAGTCAGGGAGCTTGTCCCCACCGCGGCGCAGGTTGAGACCATCAAGTGCGATGTCTCCAAGGAATCCGACGTCCAGGCCATGATCGAATCCCAGGACTCCTGGGGTGGAACGGATGTGATATTCAACAACGCAGGAATCATGCACGCcgatgatgccgatgccATCGATACCCCTGAGAAGATTTGGGACATGACGCAGAATATCAATGTGAAGGGTGTTTGGTTTGGATGCAAGCATACAGTTCTGAGTCTGCGAAGACATAAGAAGACCAAGGGGAGCATCATTAACACGGCGAGTGTGGTGGCCCTGGTGGGAAGTGCGACGCCGCAGCTGGCGTACACAGCTTCCAAGGGAGCTGTTCTGGCACTGACGAGGGAATTATCCATTGTGCATGCCAGAGAGGGAATCAGATTCAATGCTCTATGCCCAGCACCGTTGAA CACGCCGTTGCTGCAAGACTGGCTGGGTGACGACCAGCCCAAGCGTCACCGCCGCGAGGTGCACTTCCCAATGGGAAGATTTGGTGAGGCCATTGAGCAGGCGCACGCTGTTGTCTTCTTAGCCAGTGATGAGAGCAGCTTTGTCAATGGATCCgactttgttgttgatggtggcATGTCCAGG GCCTACGTGACCCCCGAAGGACCGGCTGCTCCAGCCCCTAAGAACCAGGCTCAGTAA
- a CDS encoding glycoside hydrolase family 28 protein (CAZy:GH28;~COG:G;~EggNog:ENOG410PJ28;~InterPro:IPR000743,IPR012334,IPR006626,IPR011050;~PFAM:PF00295;~SECRETED:SignalP(1-16);~go_function: GO:0004650 - polygalacturonase activity [Evidence IEA];~go_process: GO:0005975 - carbohydrate metabolic process [Evidence IEA]): MKRCAFLVPFVPVALGFPATASASASSTGIIPTVTASQIPVSVPSTTNSPTPASASFTGNGGTTCTVTDYASISSAVASCSNILLSDISAPPSSTIDLQDLQTGAAVIFDGTTTFGETADSDFDPIVISGTGVTITGTKGHVIDGNGQAYWDGQGSNGGSDKPNHFIVLKHLTNSVISNLVIQNWPVHCFDIENTESLTITGLTLNNTAGDEPNDSSDGDAAAHNSDGFDIKSSTGLLLQNTNVYNQDDCVAVTSGTNITVDGMYCSGGHGLSIGSIGGKSDNTVNGVVFSNSQVVDSQNGCRIKTNEGEKGDVENIRYENIQLKGISDYGIVVQQDYLNGGPTGDPSNGVTIKNVEFVDVKGSMSDGKDYYILCGNGSCSNFSFDGVSITGGSGDSCNYPDSGCP; the protein is encoded by the exons ATGAAGCGCTGTGCGTTCCTAGTTCCATTCGTTCCGGTTGCTCTTGGGTTCCCTGCAACagcatccgcatccgcatcatCTACTGGCATTATTCCTACGGTGACAGCCTCTCAAATTCCAGTCTCTGTGCCTTCTACCACAAACTCCCCCACACCGGCTTCCGCGTCTTTCACCGGAAATGGTGGCACTACTTGCACTGTGACCGACTACGCTTCCATCTCCTCGGCCGTTGCATCCTGCTCCAACATTCTCCTTTCCGATATCTCAGCTCCTCCATCGAGCACCATCGACCTGCAGGACCTGCAGACCGGCGCCGCAGTCATCTTCGACGGTACCACA ACCTTCGGCGAAACCGCAGATAGCGACTTCGACCCCATCGTCATCTCCGGCACGGGAGTGACCATCACCGGTACAAAGGGGCATGTAATCGACGGCAACGGACAGGCCTACTGGGACGGCCAGGGCTCAAACGGTGGCTCAGACAA ACCGAACCACTTCATCGTCCTGAAACACCTCACCAACTCCGTCATCTCAAACCTCGTAATCCAGAACTGGCCCGTGCACTGTTTCGACATCGAGAACACTGAGTCCCTCACCATCACAGGCCTGACACTCAACAACACAGCCGGTGACGAGCCCAACGACTCCAGTGACGGCGATGCCGCCGCGCACAACTCCGACGGATTCGACATCAAGTCCTCGACgggcctgctgctgcagaacaCAAATGTATACAACCAAGATGACTGCGTCGCTGTTACGTCAGGGACAAACATCACTGTCGACGGGATGTACTGCTCGGGTGGACACGGGCTGAGCATTGGATCCATCGGCGGGAAGAGCGATAATACCGTGAACGGGGTTGTGTTTTCGAACTCGCAGGTCGTGGACTCGCAGAATGGGTGCAGGATTAAGACGAatgagggggagaagggggatGTGGAGAATATTCGGTATGAGAATATTCAGTTGAAGGGGATTAGTGATTATGGGATTGTGGTGCAGCAGGATTATTTGAATGGTGGGCCGACTGGGGATCCGAGTAATGGGGTTACTATTAAGAATGTCGAGTTTGTGGATGTGAAGGGCTCGATGAGTGATGGGaaggattattatattctttgtGGGAATGGGAGCTGTTCGAACTTTTCGTTTGATGGGGTGAGTATTACTGGGGGAAGCGGGGATAGTTGTAACTATCCTGACTCTGGGTGTCCTTGA
- a CDS encoding uncharacterized protein (COG:S;~EggNog:ENOG410Q28H): MQPDLSAPQSPPRPSWKRPAPVSVRFRRWSIPLLATIAIGYGMTQYGTMRTDSHVHIAEEERIRKNQQLMDAYGYKDNIDDLQKALEAYEIQ, translated from the exons ATGCAACCCGATCTATCCGCTCCCCAATCTCCGCCGCGGCCTTCGTGGAAGCGGCCCGCCCCTGTTTCCGTCCGTTTCAGACGCTG GTCTATTCCTCTTCTTGCGACCATCGCTATCG GCTACGGGATGACCCAGTATGGAACCATGCGAACGGACTCGCATGTTCacatcgccgaggaagagcgaaTCCGGAAAAACCAGCAACTCATGGACGCCTATGGATACAAAGACAACATAGACGATCTACAAAAAGCGCTCGAAGCTTATGAGATTCAGTGA
- a CDS encoding putative flavin containing polyamine oxidase (COG:Q;~EggNog:ENOG410QEEM;~InterPro:IPR001613,IPR036188,IPR002937;~PFAM:PF13450,PF01593;~SECRETED:SignalP(1-20);~go_function: GO:0016491 - oxidoreductase activity [Evidence IEA];~go_process: GO:0055114 - oxidation-reduction process [Evidence IEA]) yields the protein MHLTTLFLALSASAIQLSVGRVAQPRADDAQCTKTTVAILGGGMAGVTAAQALSNASVTDFVVLEYRDTLGGRVWHTDFGEDPNGDPYVIEYGANWVQGLGSSKIENPVWRLAKKYQLKNTYSNYDSILTYNETGYTNFTDVLDEYAAMSENASEQAGQILNENLQDMTARSGLALAGWRPHKDDMKAQAVEWWNWDWEDAFSPDTSSFVFGVAGENLTFNQFGERNNLVIDKRGYSALIQGEADTFLKPNDPRLRLNTQVTDIEHSSDGVIVRNSDGSCITAAYAICTFSVGVLQNSDVDFAPALPDWKQTAIEKFAMGTYTKIFMQFNETFWPEDTQYFLYADPTTRGYYPVFQSLSTEGFHPGSNIIFVTVVESQAYRAELQSDEETKEEILEVLRDMFPDKEIPDPIAFAYPRWTSEPWAYGSYSNWPVGTTLEMHQNLRANVDRLWFAGEATSAQYFGFLHGAWYEGREAGENVAALLKDECVELYGTETCGDRTHYDVLHGTSPVKSYTVENGWPVNSTDL from the exons ATGCATCTCACCACCCTCTTTCTCGCCCTCTCGGCCTCTGCCATCCAGCTCAGCGTCGGCCGCGTCGCACAGCCGCGAGCTGATGATGCGCAATGCACCAAAACCACCGTAGCCATTCT GGGAGGTGGAATGGCTGGTGTTACCGCTGCG CAAGCACTGTCAAACGCTTCGGTAACGGACTTTGTCGTTCTCGAGTACAGAGACACGCTGGGAGGCCGAGTCTGGCACACCGACTTTGGCGAGGACCCGAATGGGGATCCGTACGTTATCGAATATGGCGCGAACTGG GTGCAAGGACTGGGGTCGTCCAAAATTGAGAACCCTGTTTGGAGACTG GCCAAAAAATACCAACTCAAAAACACCTACTCCAACTACGACTCAATCCTCACGTACAACGAAACCGGGTATACGAATTTCACCGACGTTCTCGACGAGTATGCAGCCATGTCTGAGAATGCGTCCGAACAAGCCGGGCAAATCCTCAACGAGAACCTCCAAGACATGACCGCCCGGTCTGGCCTGgcactggctggctggagaccCCACAAAGACGACATGAAAGCACAGGCCGTGGAATGGTGGAACTGGG ATTGGGAAGACGCCTTCTCCCCAGACACGAGCTCGTTCGTCTTCGGCGTTGCCGGAGAGAACCTGACATTCAACCAGTTCGGCGAACGGAACAACCTCGTCATCGATAAGCGCGGATACAGCGCCCTTATCCAAGGCGAGGCAGACACCTTCCTCAAACCAAACGATCCCCGGCTCCGACTCAACACCCAAGTTACCGACATCGAGCATAGCTCCGACGGTGTTATCGTGCGTAACAGTGACGGCAGCTGCATCACCGCTGCGTACGCCATCTGCACATTCTCCGTCGGTGTGCTGCAGAACAGCGACGTCGATTTCGCCCCCGCCCTTCCGGATTGGAAGCAGACGGCAATTGAGAAATTCGCCATGGGCACATACACCAAGATCTTCATGCAATTCAACGAGACATTCTGGCCCGAGGACACGCAGTACTTCCTCTACGCCGACCCCACGACCCGCGGGTACTACCCTGTCTTCCAGTCCCTGTCAACAGAGGGTTTCCACCCAGGCTCaaacatcatcttcgtcaccgTCGTCGAGAGCCAAGCGTACCGCGCAGAGCTCCAATCGGACGAAGAGACCAAGGAAGAAATCCTTGAAGTCCTCCGCGACATGTTCCCTGACAAGGAAATCCCCGACCCCATCGCTTTCGCCTACCCGCGTTGGACAAGTGAACCCTGGGCATACGGCAGTTACTCCAACTGGCCAGTTGGGACGACATTGGAGATGCATCAGAATCTGCGTGCGAATGTGGACCGCCTCTGGTTCGCAGGTGAAGCAACCAGCGCGCAGTACTTTGGGTTCCTGCACGGAGCGTGGTATGAAGGGCGCGAAGCAGGCGAGAACGTAGCGGCCTTGCTAAAGGATGAATGTGTCGAACTTTATGGGACTGAAACTTGCGGGGATAGGACGCATTATGATGTGCTGCATGGGACGAGCCCGGTCAAGTCATATACGGTGGAGAATGGGTGGCCAGTGAACAGTACTGATTTATAG
- a CDS encoding putative mRNA-nucleus export ATPase (Elf1) (COG:E,J;~EggNog:ENOG410PG7H;~InterPro:IPR016024,IPR011989,IPR000953,IPR017871, IPR003593,IPR016197,IPR027417,IPR023780,IPR003439;~PFAM:PF00005,PF00385;~go_function: GO:0005524 - ATP binding [Evidence IEA];~go_function: GO:0016887 - ATPase activity [Evidence IEA]) → MPHLETTPAMPTIVPKSSSGVPPTAEEVSSLLHTIFNAEKSQQSLDASYALANLLIQSVGPFSFYTYNSILPEIKKAALDKKNGAKRESAMLILGALLERFPPAHPLSEVIFLLQDGGVLGLALDSLADKGAVVRDSAQYAIDALYIALKPEAKVNALLPALSSYLSRGSGKWQGFVGAYTLIEKMALEAQMGSGTQEQEREKDILREAMGKTLKDLIPLVESGMHDLKNEVVKRACKAMNALTTLLSNDDVEPRIPLLIKTIEQPSEQTLQKAIHALSQTTFVAIVTSPVLALLTPLLERSLNAPSTPQETLRQTVVVVENLTKLVHDPAEARTFLPKLKPGVQAVRDRASLPEVRELATRAMDVMEKAMSDKDIAAGSIAKVTPDEVLAILDTKIQEHGGLARPDAVTLFQLGKTYVAEMVREDVNCRMHDRIPRCIGPYLRGLLSEEVHDQVAAAVQAHYVEEDERKFGKPIPDDPNEVEIVNANFSLAYGGMLLLSHTNLRLLKGHRYGLCGRNGAGKSTLMRSIANDKLEGFPPPDEVRTCFVEHNQGEDADLTIFDYVKKDPKIAAEGDEHIRSVLLEFGFTDGPEGRQSQGVGSLSGGWKMKLALARAMLLKADVLLLDEPTNHLDVANVKWLQEYLKQHTDITSLIVSHDSSFLDEVCTDIYHYEQKKLVCYKGNLADFVKVKPEGKSYYTLSASNVQFKFPPPGILSGIKSNTRSILRMTNCSYTYPGASKASLSDASLSLTLSSRVAIIGGNGAGKSTFIKMLTGETIPQTGKVEKHPNLRIGYIKQHALEHVEMHLEKTPSQYLQWRYANGDDREVFLKQTRILTDEDKAQLEKPVDLGDGRGPRRIETLIGRQKWKKSFQYEVKWVGLLPKHNTMISRETLLELGFFKMVQEFDDHEASREGLGFRVLEPKIIAKHFEDVGLDPEIANHNEISGLSGGQKVKVVLAGAMWNNPHLLVLDEPTNFLDRDSLGGLAVAIRDFKGGVVMISHNEEFVGALCPEQLHIADGRIVARTNAAISLDRFEDSASSTPQPGSTAASSLANSAAASAVNSGAEDQGELKFKARKKKKMTRAQLKEREARRRLRHIEWLNSPKGTPKPADTDDEAD, encoded by the exons ATGCCGCATCTCGAAACCACTCCAGCCATGCCTACTATAGTCCCTAAATCGTCATCGGGCGTTCCTCCTACCGCCGAGGAAGTTTCTTCCCTCTTACACACTATATTCAATGCGGAAAAGTCGCAACAGTCGCTTGACGCCTCATATGCCCTGGCCAACCTCCTTATTCAGAGTGTCGGCCCCTTTTCCTTCTATACATACAACTCCATCCTTCCCGAGATCAAAAAGGCTGCTCTCGACAAGAAAAATGGCGCCAAACGTGAAAGTGCAATGCTGATTCTCGGTGCTCTGCTCGAACGTTTCCCTCCGGCCCACCCTCTCAGTGAAGTTATTTTTCTACTCCAAGACGGTGGTGTTCTGGGCTTGGCCCTTGATTCTCTAGCAGATAAGGGCGCCGTCGTGCGCGACTCTGCCCAATATGCCATCGACGCCTTGTACATCGCCCTCAAGCCAGAAGCAAAGGTCAATGCTCTACTTCCCGCCCTTTCCAGCTATTTGAGCCGCGGATCCGGTAAATGGCAGGGTTTTGTCGGCGCTTACACTCTCATCGAAAAGATGGCCCTTGAGGCGCAGATGGGTTCGGGTACCCAAGAGCAGGAGCGGGAGAAAGATATCCTCCGCGAGGCCATGGGCAAGACCTTGAAGGATCTCATCCCCTTGGTTGAATCTGGTATGCACGATCTGAAAAATGAAGTCGTGAAGCGCGCCTGCAAGGCCATGAACGCCCTCACCACTCTCCTGTCCAACGACGACGTGGAACCCCGcattcccctcctcatcaagaCCATCGAACAGCCATCTGAGCAAACTCTGCAGAAGGCTATTCATGCGTTGTCGCAGACTACATTCGTTGCCATCGTTACTTCTCCCGTTCTGGCCCTACTCACACCTCTATTGGAGCGCTCGCTTAACGCACCTTCCACGCCTCAAGAGACACTGCGTCAGACCGTCGTTGTTGTAGAGAACTTGACAAAGCTGGTTCACGATCCTGCTGAGGCTCGTACTTTCTTGCCTAAGCTCAAGCCTGGTGTCCAGGCCGTCAGGGACCGTGCTTCCCTTCCTGAGGTTCGAGAGCTTGCCACTCGCGCTATGGATGTCATGGAAAAGGCCATGAGCGACAAGGATATCGCCGCCGGCTCTATTGCCAAGGTTACCCCCGACGAGGTCCTTGCCATCCTTGACACCAAAATCCAGGAGCATGGCGGCCTGGCGCGTCCTGATGCAGTCACCCTATTCCAACTCGGTAAGACGTATGTCGCCGAGATGGTTCGTGAGGATGTCAACTGCCGCATGCATGATCGCATCCCCAGATGTATCGGCCCTTATTTGCGCGGTCTGCTTTCTGAGGAGGTCCACGACCAAGTTGCTGCCGCCGTTCAGGCCCACTacgttgaagaggatgagcgCAAGTTTGGCAAGCCTATCCCAGATGACCCTAATGAGGTTGAAATCGTCAACGCCAACTTCTCGCTCGCTTATGGTGGTATGCTGCTACTGTCGCACACAAACCTGCGATTGTTGAAGGGACACCGCTATGGTCTTTGCGGGCGTAACGGTGCCGGAAAGTCAACGCTCATGCGCAGCATTGCCAACGACAAGCTCGAGGGTTTCCCACCCCCAGACGAGGTCCGAACCTGCTTTGTTGAGCATAACCAGGGAGAGGACGCGGACCTCACCATTTTCGATTATGTCAAGAAAGATCCCAAGATTGCTGCAGAGGGCGATGAGCACATTCGCAGCGTTTTGCTCGAATTCGGCTTTACCGATGGTCCCGAAGGCCGACAATCGCAGGGAGTCGGCTCCCTGTCTGGTggttggaagatgaagctggctctggctcgcGCCATGCTCCTGAAGGCCGATGTGCTCCTTCTTGACGAACCTACTAACCATCTGGATGTTGCCAACGTCAAGTGGCTACAGGAATATCTCAAGCAGCATACCGATATCACCAGTCTGATCGTCAGTCACGACTCCAGTTTCTTGGATGAAGTCTGTACAGACATCTACCACTACgaacagaagaagctggtTTGCTACAAGGGAAACCTGGCCGA TTTTGTCAAGGTCAAGCCTGAAGGAAAGAGTTACTATACCCTGTCGGCGTCCAACGTTCAATTCAAGTTCCCGCCCCCTGGTATTCTTTCCGGTATCAAGTCCAACACCCGTTCGATTTTGCGCATGACCAACTGCTCCTACACCTATCCAGGGGCCAGCAAGGCGTCACTGTCTGATGCATCCTTGTCGCTTACTTTGTCGTCTCGTGTTGCTATCATCGGCGGAAACGGTGCGGGTAAATCTACTTTCATCAAGATGTTGACTGGTGAAACCATTCCCCAAACCGGAAAGGTAGAGAAGCACCCCAACCTGCGTATCGGCTACATCAAGCAGCACGCCTTGGAGCACGTCGAGATGCACTTGGAAAAAACCCCTAGCCAGTACTTGCAGTGGCGTTACGCCAACGGAGATGATCGTGAAGTGTTCCTCAAGCAGACCCGTATTCTCACGGATGAGGACAAGGCACAGTTAGAGAAGCCAGTTGACCTTGGCGACGGCCGTGGACCTCGCCGCATTGAAACATTGATCGGTCgccagaagtggaagaagtcgTTCCAATATGAAGT TAAATGGGTTGGTCTTCTCCCAAAGCACAACACCATGATCTCTCGCGAAACCCTCCTTGAGCTTGGTTTCTTCAAGATGGTGCAAGAGTTTGATGACCACGAGGCTTCTCGTGAGGGTCTTGGTTTCCGTGTTTTGGAACCCAAGATCATCGCTAAGCACTTTGAGGACGTCGGTCTAGACCCCGAGATCGCCAACCACAACGAAATCTCTGGCCTTTCCGGTGGACAGAAGGTCAAGGTTGTCCTCGCCGGAGCCATGTGGAACAACCCCCACTTACTCGTGCTGGACGAACCCACTAACTTCTTGGATCGTGACTCGCTTGGTGGTCTCGCCGTCGCTATTCGCGACTTCAAGGGTGGTGTTGTTATGATTTCTCACAATGAAGAATTCGTCGGAGCTCTGTGCCCAGAACAACTGCACATTGCTGATGGTCGGATCGTCGCTCGCACCAACGCTGCCATTTCTCTGGACCGCTTTGAGGACAGCGCCTCTTCCACTCCACAGCCCGGTAGCACTGCAGCCAGTTCCCTGGCCAACAGCGCCGCCGCTTCAGCGGTCAACTCCGGCGCCGAGGACCAAGGCGAACTCAAGTTCAAggcgagaaagaagaagaagatgactCGTGCGCAGCTGAAGGAGCGTGAAGctcgccgccgtcttcgtcacATCGAATG GCTCAACAGTCCCAAGGGAACTCCCAAGCCGGCCGATACCGACGATGAGGCTGATTAA
- the mcsA gene encoding putative citrate synthase Cit1 (COG:C;~EggNog:ENOG410PFD1;~InterPro:IPR019810,IPR002020,IPR036969,IPR016142, IPR016143;~PFAM:PF00285;~go_function: GO:0046912 - transferase activity, transferring acyl groups, acyl groups converted into alkyl on transfer [Evidence IEA]) → MALPLRTARHASRLAQTISRRGYATAEPDLKSALKAVIPAKRELLAEVKKQGDEVIGDVKVSSVIGGMRGLKSMLWEGSVLDADEGIRFHGKTIKDCQKELPKGPTGTEMLPEAMFWLLLTGQVPSTSQIRAFSRQLAEESHLPDHILDLAKSFPRDMHPMTQISIITAALNTESKFAKLYEKGINKADYWEPTFDDAISLLAKIPRVAALVFRPDEVDVVGRQKLDAAQDWSYNFAELLGKGGSQNGDFHDLLRLYLALHGDHEGGNVSAHATHLVGSALSDPYLSYSAGLLGLAGPLHGLAAQEVLRWIIAMQDKIGTKFTDEDVRTYLWDTLKSGRVVPGYGHGVLRKPDPRFQALMDFAATRKDVLANPVFQLVKKNSEIAPGVLTEHGKTKNPHPNVDAASGVLFHHYGFQQPLYYTVTFGVSRALGPLAQLVWDRALGLPIERPKSINLLGLKK, encoded by the exons ATGGCTCTCCCCCTTCGCACCGCCCGCCATGCCTCTCGTCTAGCACAG ACAATTTCCCGCCGCGGTTATGCCACGGCCGAACCCGACCTCAAATCCGCCCTCAAGGCCGTCATCCCTGCCAAGCGGGAGCTCCTCGCTGAGGTGAAAAAGCAGGGCGATGAGGTCATCGGCGATGTCAAGGTTTCCAGCGTCATTGGAGGCATGCGTGGCCTCAAGAGCATGCTCTGGGAAGGTTCTGttctcgacgccgacgagGGCATTCGCTTCCATGGCAAGACCATCAAGGACTGCCAGAAGGAGCTACCCAAGGGCCCTACTGGCACTGAGATGCTCCCGGAGGCCATGTTCTGGCTGCTCTTGACCGGCCAAGTGCCATCTACCAGCCAGATCCGCGCCTTTTCTCGCCAGTTAGCTGAGGAATCGCACCTCCCTGACCACATCCTCGACCTGGCCAAATCGTTCCCCCGCGACATGCACCCTATGACCCAAATCTCGATTATTACCGCAGCTCTCAACACCGAGTCTAAATTTGCCAAACTCTACGAAAAGGGCATCAACAAGGCCGACTACTGGGAGCCCACATTCGACGATGCCATCTCCCTTCTCGCAAAGATCCCCCGTGTCGCGGCCCTCGTTTTCCGCCCGGACGAAGTGGACGTCGTCGGCAGACAGAAGCTCGACGCGGCCCAAGATTGGTCTTACAACTTCGCCGAGCTCCTGGGCAAGGGCGGCTCCCAGAACGGTGACTTCCATGACCTCCTCCGTCTCTATCTCGCTCTTCACGGAGACCATGAGGGCGGCAACGTTTCCGCCCACGCTACCCACCTCGTCGGCAGCGCCCTCAGCGACCCCTACCTCAGTTACTCCGCCGGTCTCCTCGGTCTTGCTGGCCCGCTCCACGGTCTCGCTGCGCAGGAAGTTCTTCGCTGGATCATCGCCATGCAGGACAAGATCGGCACCAAGTTTACCGACGAGGACGTCCGCACTTACCTCTGGGACACCCTCAAGTCTGGACGTGTTGTCCCCGGTTACGGCCACGGCGTGCTCCGCAAGCCTGACCCTCGCTTCCAGGCGTTGATGGACTTTGCGGCCACCCGCAAGGATGTTCTGGCCAACCCAGTCTTCCAGCTCGTCAAGAAGAACTCCGAGATCGCCCCTGGCGTTCTCACTGAGCATGGAAAG ACCAAGAACCCCCACCCCAACGTGGATGCCGCCTCCGGTGTTCTCTTCCACCACTACGGCTTCCAGCAGCCGCTGTACTACACAGTCACTTTCGGAGTCAGCCGTGCCCTGGGACCCCTGGCGCAGCTGGTCTGGGATCGCGCCCTGGGTCTCCCCATCGAGCGACCCAAGAGCATCAACCTGCTCGGTCTGAAAAAGTAA